One window from the genome of Sesamum indicum cultivar Zhongzhi No. 13 linkage group LG15, S_indicum_v1.0, whole genome shotgun sequence encodes:
- the LOC105177179 gene encoding zinc transporter 7-B, producing the protein MILAELSGNVAARFMAEGKNRSFVNRNSIGSSKVRGFIALFSGLLLLSVSWDRVECFPLSHVNITSKGVSVFPSGNCLRIWPMLLPFLSGFLGCYERVLWNWGDIRELGQKRVRLITLFFTTVVLFIPAAVSMLVFEAEGDSISLSSLSWPLANTVVFGVLLSENYTDGKVAAPRDVQREYLVTFLCTLVLELFYFPELSLWGLLICGLLLWISVRELDPIYTNYPELGVESSESLSTAVMKPIRHILSERKSRKIALFLLINTAYMVVEFVAGFMSNSLGLISDACHMLFDCAALGIGLYASYISRLPANSQFNYGRGRFEVLSGYVNAVFLVLVGALITLESLERILDPQEISTSSLLAVSIGGLVVNIVGLIFFHEEHHHAHGGSGACSHSHSHNHLAAHSHSHHHDHHLHHDNLEDKQQEFVAVVSDCDEQCSVGHESQEHNNHHAADGKGEHKSKQFQCNGHDHHHHHHDQHGHHHQHVDPHDHKHHVNINDQNQRNVDQHNHHIHKHDHHHHHVDQHDHHHHNVDRHDHHHDHHHNHDHTECLLGEKEKKHHHHHHHIDHNMQGIFLHVLADTLGSVGVVISTLLIKYKGWLVADPACSIFISALIVASVIPLLRNSAEILLQRVPRSCEQDLREALNDLMKLKGVFGIQNLHVWSFTNTDVVGTIHLHVSADTDKALIKKQVSQILQDAGIKDLAVQVESVNCN; encoded by the coding sequence ATGATTTTAGCGGAATTGTCCGGAAATGTGGCCGCGCGTTTTATGGCAGAAGGGAAAAATCGGAGCTTTGTTAATCGGAATTCAATTGGATCATCTAAGGTGCGTGGGTTTATTGCACTTTTTTCTGGGTTGCTTTTGTTGTCAGTTAGCTGGGATCGAGTTGAATGTTTCCCTCTCTCCCATGTAAATATTACGAGCAAAGGTGTTTCGGTGTTTCCTAGTGGCAATTGTTTGAGGATTTGGCCAATGCTGCTTCCTTTTCTATCGGGGTTTTTGGGGTGCTACGAGCGGGTCTTATGGAACTGGGGGGATATTCGAGAGCTCGGACAAAAAAGGGTTCGTTTGATCACTTTGTTTTTCACCACAGTTGTACTCTTTATACCAGCTGCTGTTAGTATGCTTGTCTTTGAAGCTGAAGGTGATAGCATATCATTGTCGAGTCTCAGCTGGCCGTTGGCAAATACTGTGGTTTTTGGTGTGCTTTTGAGTGAGAATTACACTGATGGGAAAGTAGCTGCTCCCAGAGATGTTCAAAGGGAGTATCTTGTGACCTTTCTCTGTACTCTTGTTTTGGAGTTGTTCTATTTCCCAGAGCTTTCACTCTGGGGATTGCTGATTTGTGGGCTGTTGCTGTGGATTTCCGTGAGGGAATTGGAtcccatttatactaattatcctGAACTGGGTGTCGAATCGTCTGAATCGCTTAGCACCGCGGTCATGAAGCCTATTAGGCACATTTTGAGTGAAAGGAAGTCCCGCAAGATTGCTCTATTTTTGTTGATCAATACTGCCTACATGGTTGTTGAATTTGTGGCTGGTTTCATGAGTAACAGTCTTGGGTTGATATCCGATGCCTGTCACATGTTGTTTGATTGTGCTGCTCTGGGTATTGGCTTGTATGCTTCCTACATTTCACGCTTGCCTGCAAATAGCCAGTTTAATTATGGTCGTGGGAGATTTGAGGTTCTCTCGGGATATGTAAATGCTGTTTTTCTAGTGCTTGTTGGAGCACTAATTACACTTGAGTCATTAGAGCGGATTTTAGATCCTCAAGAGATTTCTACTAGCAGCCTGCTAGCTGTTTCAATTGGAGGGCTGGTTGTGAACATTGTAGGACTGATCTTCTTTCATGAGGAACATCATCATGCCCATGGTGGATCTGGAGCATGTTCTCATTCCCATTCTCACAACCATTTGGCAGCTCATTCCCACTCTCATCACCATGATCATCATTTACATCATGACAATCTTGAAGACAAACAACAGGAATTTGTAGCTGTTGTCAGCGACTGCGATGAGCAATGCAGTGTTGGTCATGAAAGCCAGGAGCATAACAACCACCATGCAGCTGATGGTAAAGGAGaacataaaagtaaacaattcCAGTGCAATGGTCAtgaccaccaccaccaccaccatgaTCAGCACGGCCATCATCACCAACATGTTGACCCACACGACCACAAGCATCATGTTAACATAAATGACCAAAATCAGCGCAATGTTGACCAACATAACCACCATATTCACAAACATGACCACCATCACCACCATGTTGACCAACATGATCACCATCACCACAATGTTGACCGACATGATCACCATCACGATCACCACCATAACCACGATCATACTGAATGTCTTttgggagaaaaagaaaagaagcatcaccatcaccatcaccacaTTGACCACAACATGCAAGGTATCTTCTTGCATGTCTTGGCAGACACCTTGGGAAGTGTTGGAGTTGTCATTTCCACCCTATTAATCAAGTACAAGGGATGGCTAGTTGCTGATCCTGCCTgctcaatatttatttctgcATTAATTGTGGCATCCGTGATTCCACTGCTCAGAAATTCTGCAGAAATCTTGCTGCAAAGAGTTCCTAGATCTTGTGAGCAGGATCTTAGGGAAGCTCTTAATGATTTGATGAAGCTGAAGGGAGTCTTTGGCATTCAGAATCTGCATGTCTGGAGCTTCACTAACACGGATGTCGTGGGGACCATCCATCTTCATGTCTCAGCAGACACTGATAAGGctctaataaaaaaacaagtaTCACAGATTTTACAGGATGCTGGGATTAAGGATTTGGCAGTGCAGGTCGAAAGTGTCAACTGTAACTGA